One segment of Alistipes finegoldii DSM 17242 DNA contains the following:
- a CDS encoding oligosaccharide flippase family protein codes for MKQNSTPLIGNAGRSRTLQALWLALANLLSLSVTLVMQAVLCRYMTTSEYGTYSQVLYVYNTLLVVFSLGLPKAYSYYLARVSPEEGRDIVRKLNGLFLLLASVFSCILLWQAAAIAGVLGNPLLAEPLRLFAAAPMLLMPVLGGENILVVYGKAHLVAGYVLISRAFMIACVVLPVVVFDAGVSGTVAGFVLASLVTCVAGLKLSSVPFRNVSPVKSRLTVRELLRFSMPVFASSMYGFVIGSASQFLVSRYLGVEDFALFANGYRELPLAGMIIGAAAGVLLPEFSRMSVEGADGGQFVRLWQAAVLKSSAIIYPLSVFCCVFAPEIICLLYGEGYREAAGLFRIVTLVNLARIMPYAPVLFALGRGKAFARAHLVTALLIVGLELWCVMVFPSLWAIAAIATGCTFFCLFLLMTTTARVLGTSLAGLMPWRMLTIVLLVSAAACTAARLAVLLTGMTHHLVVVSVGFAVYLSLYLPFAQRAGIRYMELLGPVLAKLRPNRT; via the coding sequence ATGAAACAGAACTCCACCCCTCTGATCGGAAATGCTGGCAGAAGCCGCACGCTGCAGGCCTTGTGGCTGGCGCTGGCCAATCTGTTGTCGCTGAGCGTGACGCTGGTCATGCAGGCGGTGCTCTGCCGTTACATGACCACGTCGGAGTACGGTACTTACAGTCAGGTGCTGTACGTCTATAACACCCTGCTGGTCGTCTTTTCGCTGGGACTTCCCAAAGCGTACTCCTATTACCTCGCCCGCGTGTCGCCGGAGGAGGGGAGGGATATCGTCCGCAAACTGAACGGGCTGTTTCTGCTTCTTGCGTCCGTTTTTTCGTGCATTTTGCTTTGGCAGGCCGCCGCCATAGCCGGAGTGCTCGGCAATCCGCTGCTGGCCGAGCCGTTGAGGCTGTTTGCCGCGGCGCCCATGCTGCTGATGCCGGTCTTGGGGGGGGAGAATATTCTGGTCGTCTACGGCAAGGCGCACCTCGTGGCCGGCTATGTGCTGATAAGCCGTGCCTTCATGATTGCATGCGTCGTGCTTCCGGTCGTGGTTTTTGACGCGGGGGTGTCGGGAACGGTCGCCGGTTTCGTCCTCGCGTCGCTGGTCACATGCGTTGCCGGGCTGAAGTTGTCGTCCGTGCCGTTCCGCAATGTATCTCCGGTGAAGAGCCGGCTGACGGTCCGGGAGCTGCTCCGGTTTTCGATGCCGGTGTTTGCTTCGAGTATGTACGGATTCGTGATCGGTTCGGCGAGCCAGTTCCTCGTAAGCCGCTATTTGGGCGTCGAGGATTTCGCCCTGTTCGCCAACGGATACCGCGAACTTCCGCTGGCCGGAATGATTATCGGTGCTGCGGCCGGTGTGCTGCTGCCGGAATTTTCGAGGATGTCGGTGGAAGGGGCCGACGGCGGGCAGTTTGTCCGGTTGTGGCAGGCGGCTGTCCTCAAGTCCTCGGCGATCATTTATCCGTTGTCCGTATTCTGCTGCGTTTTCGCTCCTGAGATCATCTGTCTGCTGTATGGGGAGGGGTATCGGGAAGCGGCCGGCCTGTTCCGGATCGTCACCCTCGTCAATCTGGCGCGTATCATGCCCTACGCCCCCGTCCTGTTTGCACTGGGGCGGGGAAAAGCCTTTGCCCGTGCGCACCTTGTCACCGCTCTGCTCATCGTCGGTCTCGAACTCTGGTGCGTCATGGTGTTTCCGTCCCTTTGGGCTATTGCGGCCATTGCCACGGGCTGTACGTTTTTCTGTCTGTTCCTGCTGATGACGACCACCGCCCGCGTGCTGGGCACTTCGCTTGCGGGGCTAATGCCGTGGAGGATGCTGACGATCGTGCTGCTCGTATCGGCCGCGGCCTGCACGGCGGCCAGGCTGGCTGTCTTGCTGACCGGGATGACGCATCATCTTGTCGTCGTTTCGGTGGGCTTTGCCGTCTATCTGTCGTTGTACCTGCCGTTTGCGCAGCGGGCCGGAATCCGCTATATGGAGTTGCTCGGACCGGTGCTCGCGAAATTGCGGCCGAACCGGACGTAA
- a CDS encoding glycosyltransferase, with protein sequence MNILIVCNHFYPHNRIAAFRLNAFARYFREAGHSVTVITEGDRDETVMWNGCEVHYVKDPVITSSKQESLLQRRKKWAFRRILSALQFRLFLDYKRIWQFKASKKARKLAKSRRFDVVLSSYGHLSSHRIAYRLHRKTPFYWIADMRDEMSKWPWLLPINSRRLLFYERRILKDADLILSVSAPLVEDFKQIGGGIDKVIEITNGYDYEEVHDVSFQPVYTMAFIGHFYNSITPDKWFGAFSELVAEGALPSDSRILIIGNTSPLAVPENIRQNVFQIRQVDHDEAIRKSLETDTLVVVHPKGRKGVYTGKLFDYPATNKPILAICDPDDVIADLLEETRAGFTADETDNEQVKRMILRCYSIWKNKEVLPRDWDKIRQYSRKNQVGRLLEYLAGQEALKQH encoded by the coding sequence ATGAATATACTGATCGTTTGCAATCACTTCTATCCCCACAACCGCATCGCCGCATTCAGGCTCAACGCCTTCGCCCGGTATTTCCGGGAGGCGGGACATTCGGTGACCGTCATAACCGAAGGGGACCGCGATGAAACGGTGATGTGGAACGGCTGCGAGGTCCACTATGTAAAAGACCCGGTGATAACCTCGTCGAAACAGGAATCCCTCCTGCAGCGCAGAAAGAAATGGGCTTTCAGACGCATATTGTCGGCCCTGCAGTTCCGGCTGTTCCTCGATTACAAACGGATATGGCAGTTCAAAGCCAGCAAGAAGGCGCGAAAACTCGCAAAAAGCCGGCGGTTCGATGTCGTATTAAGTTCATACGGTCATCTCTCTTCGCACCGGATCGCATACAGGCTGCACAGAAAAACGCCGTTTTACTGGATCGCCGACATGCGCGACGAGATGTCGAAGTGGCCTTGGCTCCTGCCGATAAACAGCCGGCGGCTCCTCTTCTACGAGCGCAGAATACTCAAGGATGCGGACCTGATCCTGTCGGTATCCGCACCCCTTGTCGAAGATTTCAAACAAATCGGCGGAGGGATCGACAAGGTTATCGAGATAACGAACGGGTACGATTACGAAGAGGTGCACGACGTCTCTTTTCAGCCCGTCTACACCATGGCGTTCATCGGCCATTTTTACAATTCGATCACTCCGGACAAATGGTTCGGAGCCTTCTCCGAACTGGTTGCCGAGGGAGCGCTTCCCTCCGACAGCCGCATCCTCATCATAGGAAACACCTCGCCGCTGGCCGTTCCCGAAAACATCAGGCAGAACGTATTCCAGATCCGGCAGGTCGATCACGACGAAGCCATCAGGAAATCGCTGGAGACCGACACGCTGGTCGTCGTGCATCCCAAAGGACGGAAAGGCGTCTACACGGGCAAGCTGTTCGACTACCCCGCCACCAACAAACCGATCCTCGCCATCTGCGATCCCGACGACGTCATCGCCGACCTGCTGGAGGAGACGCGCGCGGGTTTCACCGCGGACGAAACGGACAACGAGCAGGTCAAGCGGATGATCCTGCGCTGCTATTCCATCTGGAAGAACAAGGAGGTGCTGCCCCGCGACTGGGACAAGATACGGCAGTACAGCCGGAAGAATCAGGTCGGCCGGCTGCTCGAATATCTGGCAGGGCAGGAAGCCCTGAAACAGCACTGA
- a CDS encoding 2,3,4,5-tetrahydropyridine-2,6-dicarboxylate N-succinyltransferase — MYSELKEIIGQAWENRELLKEESVRQAVRQTVELVDKGELRTAQPVDPEKSQWQVNEWVKKAIILYFPIQPMRKMEAGELEWYDKMELKHGYEQLGVRAVPHAVARYGAYIAPGAILMPSYVNIGAYVDTGTMVDTWATVGSCAQIGRHVHLSGGVGIGGVLEPVQAAPVIIEDNCFIGSRSIVVEGAHVCREAVLGSNTVITGSTHIIDVTGPEPVTYKGYVPPRSVVVPGSYRKQFPAGEYSITCVLIIGQRKESTDKKTSLNDALRDFGVSV; from the coding sequence ATGTACAGCGAACTGAAAGAGATAATCGGGCAGGCTTGGGAAAACCGCGAGCTGCTCAAGGAGGAGTCCGTGCGGCAGGCCGTGCGGCAAACCGTCGAACTGGTGGACAAGGGGGAGCTGCGCACGGCGCAGCCCGTAGATCCGGAGAAAAGCCAGTGGCAGGTGAACGAATGGGTCAAGAAGGCCATCATCCTCTATTTCCCGATCCAGCCCATGCGCAAAATGGAAGCGGGCGAGCTGGAGTGGTACGACAAGATGGAGCTCAAGCACGGCTACGAACAGCTGGGCGTGCGCGCCGTGCCCCACGCCGTGGCCCGTTACGGCGCCTACATCGCTCCCGGAGCGATCCTCATGCCCTCGTACGTCAATATCGGCGCCTACGTGGACACGGGCACGATGGTCGATACGTGGGCCACGGTCGGCTCCTGCGCGCAGATCGGCAGACACGTCCACCTTTCGGGCGGCGTGGGCATCGGCGGAGTGCTGGAACCCGTACAGGCCGCACCCGTAATCATCGAGGACAACTGCTTCATCGGTTCGCGTTCGATCGTGGTCGAAGGCGCGCACGTCTGCCGCGAGGCGGTGCTCGGCTCGAACACCGTCATCACGGGTTCGACCCACATCATCGACGTCACCGGACCGGAGCCCGTCACCTACAAAGGCTACGTTCCGCCGCGCTCGGTGGTCGTTCCCGGCAGTTACCGCAAACAGTTCCCGGCAGGCGAATACAGCATCACCTGCGTCCTGATCATCGGCCAGCGCAAGGAATCGACCGACAAGAAGACCTCGCTGAACGACGCCCTGCGCGACTTCGGCGTGTCCGTCTGA
- a CDS encoding prolyl oligopeptidase family serine peptidase, producing MMRLPRMAAALAGAAAILTGCNDMKQIKHMPYPRTERTDVTDNYFGTEVPDPYRWLEDDNSEATAAWVKAQNVVTQDYLSQIPFRGAIRERLTELWNYPKEGIPAKHGDAWYYFYNDGLRNQSVLYHTVQPGGEGEVFIDPNTLSEDGTVALSGVTFSKDGKYCAYSVAASGSDWVEIRVMNTADRTLTSDRINWVKFSGAEWAPDSKGFYYSAYDAPQKGVFSSQNQFQKVYYHRLGTPQSADRLVYADAEHPLRYFSPWPSKDGQWLFIVASEGTSGTEVLYKKVSEPKFRTLLPGFDADYAPVECRDGQLYYVTNRDASNYALMKVDLNDPSKVSTVIPESGGKLLEGVGSAGGYLFATYLEHAQSKVCQYGFDGKLVREVELPAIGTVSGFDGEKDDTELYYSLTNYIAPATIYKYDIAGGASTLYKAPAVNFDPSLFTTEQVFYTSKDGTKVPMFITRRKDMKLDGGNPCYLYAYGGFQINQTPAFRPSAMMFVEQGGIYCVANLRGGSEYGEAWHKAGMLENKQNVFDDFIAAAEYLIAEKYTSSDKLAIAGGSNGGLLVGACEVQRPDLYAVCLPAVGVMDMLRYHKFTIGWGWAVEYGSSENEEQFDYIYKYSPLHNIREGVKYPATLVTTADHDDRVVPAHSFKFAAQMQHCQAGDAPVLIRIESNAGHGAGKPTSKRIAEEADTYSFLFQNIGVPYKEVKKQK from the coding sequence ATGATGAGATTACCGCGCATGGCGGCGGCCCTCGCGGGCGCCGCGGCGATACTGACAGGCTGCAACGATATGAAACAGATAAAACACATGCCCTATCCCCGGACGGAGCGCACCGACGTGACCGATAATTATTTCGGTACGGAGGTTCCCGATCCCTACCGCTGGCTCGAAGACGACAATTCCGAGGCGACGGCGGCGTGGGTGAAGGCCCAGAACGTTGTGACGCAGGATTACCTGTCGCAGATTCCGTTCCGCGGCGCGATCCGCGAACGGCTGACCGAATTGTGGAACTATCCCAAAGAGGGTATTCCGGCCAAACACGGCGACGCATGGTATTATTTCTACAACGACGGACTGCGGAACCAGTCGGTGCTCTACCACACCGTGCAGCCGGGCGGGGAGGGCGAAGTGTTCATCGACCCCAATACGCTCTCGGAAGACGGTACGGTGGCCCTTTCGGGCGTGACCTTCTCCAAGGACGGCAAATACTGCGCCTACTCGGTCGCCGCATCGGGTTCGGACTGGGTCGAAATCCGTGTGATGAACACTGCCGACCGTACGCTGACTTCGGACCGGATCAACTGGGTGAAGTTTTCGGGAGCCGAGTGGGCGCCCGATTCCAAAGGATTCTATTACAGTGCGTACGACGCTCCTCAGAAGGGCGTTTTCTCGTCGCAGAACCAGTTTCAGAAGGTCTACTACCACCGTCTCGGTACGCCGCAGTCGGCCGACAGGCTGGTCTATGCCGACGCGGAGCATCCGTTGCGTTATTTCAGCCCGTGGCCCAGCAAGGACGGGCAGTGGCTCTTCATCGTGGCTTCGGAGGGTACGTCGGGTACGGAAGTGCTCTATAAAAAGGTCTCCGAACCGAAATTCCGCACCTTGCTGCCGGGCTTCGACGCCGACTATGCGCCCGTCGAGTGCCGGGACGGCCAGCTCTATTACGTGACCAACCGCGACGCGTCGAACTACGCGCTGATGAAGGTGGACCTGAACGACCCGTCGAAGGTTTCGACCGTGATTCCCGAAAGCGGCGGGAAACTGCTGGAGGGCGTCGGCTCGGCCGGAGGGTATCTTTTCGCCACCTACCTCGAACATGCGCAGAGCAAGGTCTGCCAGTACGGTTTCGACGGAAAACTAGTACGCGAGGTCGAACTTCCGGCCATCGGCACGGTGAGCGGTTTCGACGGCGAGAAGGACGATACGGAGCTTTACTATTCGCTGACCAACTACATCGCGCCCGCCACGATCTACAAATACGACATCGCCGGCGGCGCATCGACGCTCTATAAAGCCCCCGCGGTGAATTTCGATCCCTCGCTGTTCACGACCGAACAGGTGTTCTACACCTCGAAGGACGGCACGAAGGTGCCGATGTTCATCACCCGCCGCAAGGATATGAAACTCGACGGCGGGAATCCCTGCTACCTCTATGCCTACGGCGGCTTCCAGATCAACCAGACGCCCGCGTTCAGGCCCTCGGCCATGATGTTCGTCGAGCAGGGCGGCATCTACTGCGTGGCCAACCTGCGCGGCGGCTCGGAGTACGGCGAAGCGTGGCACAAGGCGGGCATGCTCGAAAACAAGCAGAACGTTTTCGACGACTTCATCGCCGCGGCCGAGTACCTGATCGCCGAAAAATACACTTCGTCGGACAAGCTCGCCATTGCGGGCGGTTCGAACGGCGGCCTGCTGGTCGGCGCCTGCGAGGTGCAGCGTCCCGACCTCTATGCCGTCTGCCTGCCCGCCGTGGGCGTGATGGACATGCTCCGCTACCACAAATTCACGATCGGCTGGGGCTGGGCCGTGGAGTACGGATCGAGCGAAAACGAGGAGCAGTTCGACTACATTTATAAATATTCGCCGCTGCACAACATCCGCGAGGGTGTGAAATACCCCGCGACGCTCGTGACGACGGCCGACCACGACGACCGCGTCGTGCCGGCGCACTCGTTCAAGTTCGCCGCCCAGATGCAGCACTGTCAGGCCGGCGATGCGCCGGTGCTGATCCGCATCGAGTCGAATGCGGGCCACGGGGCGGGCAAACCCACCTCCAAACGTATCGCCGAGGAGGCGGACACCTATTCGTTCCTGTTCCAGAATATCGGAGTGCCTTACAAAGAGGTGAAAAAACAGAAATGA
- a CDS encoding biotin--[acetyl-CoA-carboxylase] ligase: MIYRIDETTSTNDEARDAKYRHGDIVWAERQTAGRGQRGHTWTSPEGENLTFSMVLEPRFLPVGEQFLLSEAVTLALTDTFAAYGIDTRIKWTNDIYVGDRKLVGILIEHNHAGASLSRTIAGIGINVNQTAFDPALPNPVSLAQAGGRKFNRSRLLETFLVRCLRRYAQLERGEKETLQHAYRERMYRLGEQHPYRLPDGTLFQAAIEGVLPSGELILRHADGTRHEYLFREIEFVIAGKQENAGPAEK; this comes from the coding sequence ATGATCTACCGTATCGACGAAACCACCTCGACCAACGACGAGGCCCGCGACGCGAAATACCGCCACGGCGACATCGTCTGGGCCGAACGGCAGACCGCCGGACGCGGCCAGCGGGGACATACGTGGACCAGCCCCGAAGGTGAAAACCTCACCTTCTCGATGGTGCTCGAACCCCGGTTCCTTCCCGTCGGGGAGCAGTTCCTGCTCTCCGAAGCCGTGACGCTGGCCCTCACGGACACCTTCGCCGCCTACGGCATCGACACCCGCATCAAGTGGACCAACGACATCTACGTCGGAGACAGGAAACTGGTCGGCATCCTGATCGAACACAACCATGCGGGAGCCTCCCTCTCCCGCACGATCGCCGGCATCGGCATCAACGTCAACCAGACGGCGTTCGACCCCGCGCTGCCCAACCCCGTCTCCCTCGCGCAGGCCGGGGGCCGCAAGTTCAACCGCAGCCGGCTGCTCGAAACCTTTCTGGTCCGCTGCCTGCGGCGTTACGCCCAGCTCGAACGGGGCGAAAAGGAGACCCTCCAGCACGCCTACCGCGAACGAATGTACCGGCTGGGCGAACAGCACCCCTACCGGCTGCCCGACGGCACGCTGTTTCAGGCCGCGATCGAAGGCGTGCTTCCCTCCGGCGAACTGATCCTGCGCCATGCCGACGGCACGCGGCACGAATACCTGTTCCGCGAAATCGAATTCGTGATCGCCGGAAAACAAGAGAACGCCGGCCCCGCAGAGAAATGA